One Motacilla alba alba isolate MOTALB_02 chromosome 15, Motacilla_alba_V1.0_pri, whole genome shotgun sequence DNA segment encodes these proteins:
- the CRYBA4 gene encoding beta-crystallin A4 isoform X2 — protein sequence MSLHVGSHRIVVWDEPFFQGKKHEFTTDCYSTPEHGFSTVRSCKIESGAWAGFEHCGFQGQQFVLERGEYPCWEAWSGSNAYHVERMCSFRPIACADHGRSRLMLFEEENFQGKRAEMSDDCPSLPALGWGSSTVGSFLVRSGAWVCSQYPGYRGFQYLLESDSPAGEYKHVREWGSHAQTGQVQSIRRVQQ from the exons ATGTCCCTGCATGTGGGGAGCCACAGG ATCGTGGTGTGGGATGAGCCTTTCTTCCAGGGCAAGAAGCACGAGTTCACCACCGACTGCTACAGCACCCCAGAGCACGGCTTCAGCACCGTCCGCTCCTGCAAGATCGAGAGCGGGGC GTGGGCAGGCTTCGAGCACTGCGGCTTCCAGGGGCAGCAGTTCGTGCTGGAGCGCGGCGAGTACCCGTGCTGGGAGGCGTGGAGCGGCAGCAACGCCTACCACGTGGAGAGGATGTGCTCCTTCCGTCCCATCGCCTGCGCC GACCACGGGCGGAGCCGGTTGATGCTCTTCGAGGAGGAGAACTTCCAGGGCAAGCGGGCAGAGATGAGCGACGACTGCCCCTCTCTGCCcgccctgggctggggcagcagcaccgTGGGCTCCTTCCTTGTCCGCTCCGGAGC GTGGGTCTGCTCGCAGTACCCGGGCTACCGGGGCTTCCAGTACCTCCTGGAGAGCGACAGCCCCGCGGGCGAGTACAAGCACGTGCGGGAGTGGGGGTCCCACGCGCAGACGGGCCAGGTCCAGTCCATCCGCAGGGTCCAGCAGTGA
- the CRYBA4 gene encoding beta-crystallin A4 isoform X1, translated as MTHRCKKSSGLWKIVVWDEPFFQGKKHEFTTDCYSTPEHGFSTVRSCKIESGAWAGFEHCGFQGQQFVLERGEYPCWEAWSGSNAYHVERMCSFRPIACADHGRSRLMLFEEENFQGKRAEMSDDCPSLPALGWGSSTVGSFLVRSGAWVCSQYPGYRGFQYLLESDSPAGEYKHVREWGSHAQTGQVQSIRRVQQ; from the exons ATGACCCACCGCTGCAAGAAATCCTCCGGTCTCTGGAAG ATCGTGGTGTGGGATGAGCCTTTCTTCCAGGGCAAGAAGCACGAGTTCACCACCGACTGCTACAGCACCCCAGAGCACGGCTTCAGCACCGTCCGCTCCTGCAAGATCGAGAGCGGGGC GTGGGCAGGCTTCGAGCACTGCGGCTTCCAGGGGCAGCAGTTCGTGCTGGAGCGCGGCGAGTACCCGTGCTGGGAGGCGTGGAGCGGCAGCAACGCCTACCACGTGGAGAGGATGTGCTCCTTCCGTCCCATCGCCTGCGCC GACCACGGGCGGAGCCGGTTGATGCTCTTCGAGGAGGAGAACTTCCAGGGCAAGCGGGCAGAGATGAGCGACGACTGCCCCTCTCTGCCcgccctgggctggggcagcagcaccgTGGGCTCCTTCCTTGTCCGCTCCGGAGC GTGGGTCTGCTCGCAGTACCCGGGCTACCGGGGCTTCCAGTACCTCCTGGAGAGCGACAGCCCCGCGGGCGAGTACAAGCACGTGCGGGAGTGGGGGTCCCACGCGCAGACGGGCCAGGTCCAGTCCATCCGCAGGGTCCAGCAGTGA
- the CRYBB1 gene encoding beta-crystallin B1, whose protein sequence is MSETTKPAAPGQAADDKEKAAPAPTPSLDPAPVANSKGEEPSPEAFRIVVFDQENFQGRQMEFTAECLNLADRGFDRVRSVIVTSGPWVAYEQANMRGEMFILEKGEYPRWDTWSSSYRSDCFMSMRPIKMEAEDHKISLYESADFKGNKMEIQEDDVPSLWAYGFCDRVGSVQVPSGTWVGYQYPGYRGYQYLFETGDFRHWNEWSAFQPQIQSIRRIRDMQWDQKGTFVTPDAPSD, encoded by the exons ATGTCTGAGACCACAAAACCCGCTGCTCCCGGCCAGGCTGCGGATGACAAGGagaaggcagctcctgctccaacCCCATCCCTCGACCCTGCTCCTGTCGCAAACAGCAAGGGCGAGGAGCCCTCCCCAGAAGCCTTCAGG ATTGTTGTCTTCGACCAGGAGAACTTCCAGGGCAGGCAGATGGAGTTCACCGCCGAGTGCCTGAACCTGGCTGACCGTGGCTTCGACCGGGTGCGCAGTGTCATTGTCACCTCCGGACC CTGGGTGGCCTACGAGCAGGCCAACATGCGTGGGGAgatgttcatcctggagaagggcGAGTACCCTCGCTGGGACACCTGGTCCAGCAGCTACCGGAGCGACTGCTTCATGTCCATGCGTCCCATCAAAATG GAGGCTGAGGACCACAAAATCTCCCTCTACGAGTCTGCTGACTTCAAGGGCAACAagatggaaatccaggaggacGACGTGCCCAGCCTCTGGGCTTATGGCTTCTGCGACCGCGTGGGCAGCGTGCAGGTGCCCAGTGGAAC TTGGGTCGGGTACCAGTACCCTGGCTACAGAGGCTACCAGTACCTCTTTGAGACCGGAGACTTCCGACACTGGAATGAGTGGTCTGCCTTCCAGCCCCAGATCCAGTCCATCCGCCGCATCCGGGACATGCAGTGGGACCAGAAGGGCACCTTTGTCACCCCCGACGCGCCCTCCGACTGA